One Pararhizobium sp. IMCC3301 DNA segment encodes these proteins:
- a CDS encoding diacylglycerol kinase family protein, with amino-acid sequence MEGLALINGESGTLKTCDMASLESHVRSEFEKAGHRVTIIRIDQTGMADALEQARASQAELLIAAGGDGTVSALAELAWRTNRLLGVLPGGTMNLYASTLRSPADIFEAVSALAKGREVLADIATANGEPFINQYSVGFHPRAVKLRNKMDYASRLGKITATLRAMFSVITDPPSFPAHFTVNATKPHTERITALSVSNNLLGAGHNLFADTYNGHCLGVYRTPKVNPLEAVKLILDLIVGTWTENRNVTIEETQKMSVSFPRKRKNSSALKDGELVDLPSRVDFKIEKDALRVLLPHTGVAQ; translated from the coding sequence GTGGAAGGTTTGGCGCTTATCAATGGCGAAAGCGGGACTTTAAAGACCTGCGACATGGCATCTCTTGAATCTCATGTCAGATCGGAATTTGAAAAGGCCGGTCATAGAGTTACCATCATCCGAATTGACCAGACCGGGATGGCGGATGCGCTCGAACAGGCGAGAGCTTCACAGGCAGAACTGCTCATTGCTGCCGGTGGCGATGGTACCGTCTCGGCGCTCGCGGAGCTCGCCTGGCGAACCAACAGACTTCTCGGTGTGCTCCCTGGCGGCACCATGAATCTTTATGCCAGCACTCTCAGATCACCGGCAGATATTTTTGAGGCGGTTTCTGCACTGGCAAAGGGTAGGGAAGTGTTGGCCGACATTGCAACAGCCAATGGCGAACCCTTCATCAACCAATATTCGGTTGGTTTTCACCCGCGGGCCGTGAAATTGCGCAACAAGATGGATTATGCGTCTCGATTGGGGAAAATCACGGCGACCTTGCGGGCAATGTTCAGTGTCATAACTGATCCGCCTTCCTTTCCGGCGCATTTCACCGTGAACGCGACAAAGCCACACACTGAACGGATTACGGCTCTGTCTGTGTCGAACAATCTTCTGGGGGCCGGACACAATTTATTTGCTGACACATATAACGGGCACTGCCTGGGCGTTTACCGCACTCCAAAAGTGAATCCATTGGAAGCGGTAAAACTGATCCTGGATTTGATCGTCGGTACGTGGACGGAAAACAGGAATGTTACCATTGAAGAGACACAGAAGATGTCTGTTTCGTTCCCTCGCAAACGGAAGAATTCAAGCGCGTTGAAAGATGGGGAACTTGTGGATTTGCCTTCCCGGGTTGATTTCAAGATCGAAAAAGATGCTTTACGGGTATTGCTTCCGCATACTGGAGTTGCACAATGA
- a CDS encoding DUF3309 family protein yields the protein MGLGTILVIILVILLIGALPSWGYSRSWGYFPSGGLGLVLLIVLVLVLMGRV from the coding sequence ATGGGTCTTGGTACAATACTTGTAATAATTCTGGTAATTCTCCTCATCGGAGCGCTGCCATCCTGGGGCTACAGCCGGAGCTGGGGATATTTTCCTTCCGGCGGACTGGGCTTGGTATTGCTGATCGTTTTGGTCCTTGTTTTGATGGGCCGAGTCTAA
- a CDS encoding 3-keto-5-aminohexanoate cleavage protein: MAKPPRKVIITCAVTGAIHTPTMSPHLPVTPSEIAASAVEAAEAGASILHLHARDPGTGKPTQDPAVFAQFLPRIKQSCNAVINLTTGGSPFMSVAERMAPATTFKPEVASLNMGSMNFGLYPMLGRFSEFQHEWERTHLEASRDLVFKNTFQDIEDILRAGNDNGTRFEFECYDISHLYNLAHFVDRGLAKTPLFIQSVFGLLGGIGGHPEDLMHMKRTADRLFGESYQWSILGAGRNQMPLASMGAAQGAHVRVGLEDSLWIAPGELARSNAQQVTKIRQILEGLSLEIATPDEARELLQLKGGDQVAF; this comes from the coding sequence ATGGCAAAGCCGCCACGTAAAGTCATCATAACCTGTGCCGTGACCGGTGCCATACACACACCCACCATGTCGCCGCATCTGCCGGTGACACCCAGTGAAATTGCCGCCAGTGCCGTTGAAGCTGCCGAAGCCGGTGCGTCGATCCTGCATCTTCATGCGCGCGATCCCGGCACTGGCAAACCCACCCAGGACCCGGCAGTGTTTGCGCAGTTTCTGCCGCGCATCAAGCAAAGCTGCAATGCGGTGATCAATCTCACCACCGGCGGCAGTCCGTTCATGAGCGTTGCCGAGCGCATGGCTCCGGCCACAACATTCAAGCCTGAAGTCGCCTCGCTGAATATGGGATCGATGAATTTCGGCCTCTACCCGATGCTCGGCCGTTTTTCCGAATTCCAGCATGAATGGGAACGCACCCATCTGGAAGCCTCGCGCGATCTGGTGTTCAAGAACACGTTTCAGGACATTGAGGACATTCTGCGCGCCGGCAATGATAACGGCACCCGTTTCGAGTTTGAGTGCTACGACATTTCCCATCTGTACAATCTGGCGCATTTCGTTGATCGCGGCCTTGCGAAAACGCCGCTTTTCATCCAGTCGGTATTCGGCCTGCTGGGCGGCATTGGTGGCCATCCGGAAGATCTGATGCATATGAAACGCACCGCCGACCGGCTGTTCGGCGAGAGCTATCAATGGTCCATACTCGGTGCCGGTCGCAACCAGATGCCACTGGCTAGCATGGGTGCTGCTCAAGGGGCCCATGTGCGTGTCGGGCTGGAGGATTCGCTGTGGATAGCGCCCGGCGAGCTGGCACGGTCCAACGCCCAGCAGGTTACAAAAATCCGCCAAATACTGGAGGGCCTGTCGCTGGAAATCGCCACTCCTGATGAAGCCCGCGAGCTGTTACAGTTGAAGGGCGGCGATCAGGTCGCGTTTTGA
- a CDS encoding SDR family oxidoreductase, translating to MSETMGLPPGTRVLVTAGASGIGYAIATSFAAAGAKLHVCDIDKTTLDACAAAHPDWGTSLCDVSDEAEVERLFQEAEAHLGGLDVLVNNAGIAGPTGSIHTMDGPEWRRTIDVNLNSQFYCTKLAVPLLQQSENPSIICLSSVAGRLGYAFRTPYAASKWAIIGMVKSLAIELGPQGIRVNAILPGVVEGPRIDKVIAARAEVAGVPHQQMEQEYISKISLRRMVTAQDIANQALYLASPLGANISGQPISVCGNVEVL from the coding sequence ATGAGCGAAACAATGGGCCTTCCGCCCGGAACCAGAGTCCTCGTCACGGCCGGGGCAAGCGGCATTGGCTATGCGATTGCCACAAGTTTTGCTGCAGCGGGCGCAAAGCTCCATGTTTGCGATATTGACAAAACCACGCTGGATGCCTGTGCCGCTGCCCATCCGGACTGGGGCACAAGCCTTTGCGATGTATCCGACGAGGCTGAAGTGGAACGTCTGTTTCAGGAAGCCGAAGCCCATCTAGGCGGGCTCGACGTGCTGGTCAACAATGCTGGCATTGCCGGACCAACCGGCAGCATTCACACCATGGACGGGCCGGAATGGCGGCGCACCATTGATGTCAATCTCAACAGCCAGTTCTACTGCACAAAGCTGGCTGTGCCGCTGCTTCAGCAATCTGAAAATCCCTCCATTATCTGTCTTTCCTCAGTCGCCGGTCGGCTTGGTTATGCGTTCCGCACGCCCTACGCCGCCAGCAAATGGGCGATTATCGGCATGGTCAAAAGTCTGGCCATTGAACTGGGACCGCAAGGCATTCGCGTCAACGCCATACTGCCTGGCGTTGTGGAAGGCCCTCGTATCGACAAAGTCATCGCTGCACGGGCGGAAGTCGCCGGCGTGCCGCATCAGCAGATGGAACAGGAATATATCTCGAAAATATCCCTGCGCCGCATGGTCACTGCGCAGGACATCGCCAATCAGGCGCTCTATCTCGCCTCGCCGCTCGGCGCCAACATATCCGGCCAGCCCATCAGCGTTTGCGGCAATGTGGAAGTGCTTTAG
- a CDS encoding aconitase X catalytic domain-containing protein, with protein MLSLSAEEQAVLAGTTGTTGDRMAMEIVVEAATMLGAQSLVPVISSHIDGCLYHGDSGALFCEELARRDARVKVPTSTNVGALNLLNPNQTRLPPAQRKMALRLMTAHQRMGCASSWTCAPYQAGMRPQPGDQVAWGESNAVAFVNTVLGARSNRYGDFLDIACAVSARAPNYGLHLGENRRASLLIDLSGLARPLLQEDAFFPVLGAMIGRLAGEAIAVVDGLLPGATDDQLKALCAGAASTGSVALVHLAGITPEAPDAETALGGLPPQEIIPVDQAMVLAARNSLSLAKPGPIDCVALGSPHFSNAECRRFLQLAEGQPFRVPVYICLGRHTLAQLQTDGADDALRALGVTLVVDTCVVVTPILPATPGVMMTNSAKFAHYASGNTGYAPVFGTLPDCVASARTGHVVWDAGLWG; from the coding sequence ATGCTGTCGCTCAGTGCTGAAGAACAGGCCGTTCTGGCCGGGACAACCGGCACCACAGGCGACCGCATGGCCATGGAAATTGTCGTTGAGGCGGCCACCATGCTGGGCGCGCAAAGCCTCGTGCCGGTTATATCCAGCCATATTGACGGCTGCCTTTATCATGGCGATTCCGGCGCGCTGTTCTGCGAGGAACTGGCCCGCAGGGACGCACGCGTCAAAGTGCCGACCAGCACCAATGTCGGCGCGCTAAACCTGCTCAACCCGAATCAGACCCGCCTGCCCCCGGCGCAACGCAAAATGGCTCTGCGGCTGATGACCGCCCACCAGAGGATGGGCTGCGCCTCAAGCTGGACCTGTGCGCCCTATCAGGCGGGCATGCGCCCGCAGCCCGGGGATCAGGTCGCCTGGGGCGAATCCAACGCAGTGGCTTTCGTCAATACGGTACTTGGCGCGCGCAGCAATCGTTACGGTGATTTTCTTGATATTGCCTGTGCGGTCTCCGCTCGCGCGCCCAATTACGGTCTCCATCTTGGCGAAAACCGCCGTGCCAGCCTGTTGATTGACCTGTCCGGTCTGGCGCGGCCCTTATTGCAGGAAGATGCATTTTTCCCGGTTCTGGGCGCGATGATCGGCCGTCTTGCTGGCGAGGCAATAGCGGTGGTGGACGGCCTGCTGCCGGGCGCGACCGATGACCAGCTCAAGGCGCTGTGCGCCGGGGCGGCTTCCACCGGTTCTGTAGCGCTTGTGCATCTGGCTGGCATCACCCCGGAAGCGCCGGACGCTGAAACCGCTCTCGGCGGCCTGCCGCCGCAAGAGATAATTCCGGTCGATCAGGCCATGGTGCTCGCCGCCCGCAACAGCCTCAGCCTGGCAAAACCCGGCCCTATTGACTGTGTGGCACTCGGCAGCCCGCATTTTTCCAATGCCGAATGCCGGCGGTTTCTGCAACTGGCAGAAGGACAACCATTTCGTGTACCGGTCTATATCTGTCTCGGACGCCACACTTTGGCGCAGTTACAAACTGATGGTGCCGACGACGCTTTGCGTGCCCTGGGCGTAACTTTGGTGGTGGATACCTGCGTTGTGGTCACGCCGATTCTGCCCGCCACGCCAGGCGTGATGATGACCAACTCCGCCAAATTCGCCCATTATGCCTCCGGCAACACCGGCTATGCGCCGGTTTTCGGCACACTTCCGGATTGTGTCGCCAGCGCCCGGACCGGCCATGTCGTATGGGATGCCGGGCTATGGGGATGA
- a CDS encoding aconitase X swivel domain-containing protein, translated as MSWQADMLCAGTAEGEVLRFDAPVSFWGGISPQTSEVTLAGHPQLGEIIAGKILVIPRLIGSSSSSAVLLELLYNGIAPKALILGGRDAILPVGVVVARQMGWPTIPIATLSAPPFISGTRLRLCEDGRIEQLTPTPQTISPSP; from the coding sequence ATGAGCTGGCAGGCAGACATGCTGTGCGCCGGAACAGCGGAAGGCGAAGTGTTGCGGTTTGACGCGCCGGTCAGCTTTTGGGGCGGCATCAGCCCGCAAACCTCCGAAGTCACTCTGGCCGGTCACCCGCAGCTTGGCGAGATAATTGCAGGCAAAATACTGGTGATCCCGCGCCTGATTGGCTCTTCGTCTTCTTCCGCCGTGCTGCTGGAGCTGCTGTATAATGGCATTGCCCCAAAGGCGCTGATACTGGGAGGCCGCGATGCCATCCTGCCGGTTGGAGTGGTGGTCGCGCGGCAGATGGGCTGGCCCACCATCCCCATCGCCACCCTCTCCGCCCCACCCTTCATCAGCGGCACCCGGCTGCGACTTTGCGAAGATGGCCGGATTGAGCAACTGACGCCGACGCCGCAAACCATTTCTCCCTCACCGTAA
- a CDS encoding S24 family peptidase: MDKIRKRLLREIEAHQMDMKQLSLALGKNHAYVQQFLTRGIPARLKEDDRRKLAELLDIPESELGGPVAQPQASDTSTRFKTVTEYDIRASAGGGALTSEENIRSEWPFDPAYISDFLGLPTSELAIIEVRGDSMEPTLSSGDRVMVHMTDRQASQPGIFILYDGGGTVIKRVEKIPGQDTLVLISDNPLHTRYEVSGDDVQIVGRVVWAAKRL; encoded by the coding sequence ATGGATAAAATCAGAAAACGCCTGCTGCGCGAAATTGAAGCTCATCAGATGGATATGAAGCAGCTGTCTCTGGCGCTCGGCAAGAACCACGCCTATGTCCAGCAATTTTTAACGCGCGGCATTCCCGCCCGGTTGAAGGAGGATGACCGGCGCAAGCTGGCCGAACTGCTGGACATTCCCGAAAGTGAACTGGGTGGCCCTGTCGCCCAGCCGCAGGCCTCCGATACCTCGACCCGGTTCAAGACTGTCACGGAATATGATATTCGCGCTTCCGCCGGCGGTGGCGCCCTGACATCGGAAGAGAATATCCGGTCAGAATGGCCTTTCGATCCAGCCTATATCAGTGATTTTCTCGGCCTTCCCACCAGTGAACTCGCCATTATCGAAGTGCGCGGCGACAGTATGGAGCCCACCCTGTCCAGCGGCGACCGGGTTATGGTGCACATGACTGACAGGCAGGCATCCCAACCGGGCATCTTCATTCTTTATGATGGCGGCGGCACCGTCATCAAACGAGTGGAAAAGATCCCCGGACAGGATACGCTGGTGCTGATTTCCGACAATCCGCTGCACACACGTTACGAAGTTTCCGGCGACGATGTTCAGATAGTTGGCCGCGTCGTATGGGCCGCCAAACGACTTTAA
- a CDS encoding MerR family transcriptional regulator — MIGQAARLAGVNIETIRYYQRRGLIERPDKSAGQAYRRYNTETIARIRFIRKTQALGFSLREIQDLLALSAQDSADCGDVRNQAVAKIKQINAKISELARISDRLERVVAACPGSGHTIDDCTILQAPGSEQSGGTGVHHPCDGKTRS; from the coding sequence ATGATCGGACAGGCAGCCCGCCTTGCTGGCGTGAATATCGAGACCATCCGCTATTACCAGCGGCGCGGCCTGATTGAGCGGCCAGACAAATCCGCTGGCCAGGCCTATCGACGCTACAACACGGAGACCATTGCGCGCATCCGATTTATCCGCAAAACACAGGCGCTGGGCTTCTCGCTTCGTGAAATTCAGGACCTGTTGGCGCTATCGGCGCAGGACAGCGCCGATTGCGGTGACGTTCGGAACCAGGCGGTGGCGAAGATCAAGCAGATCAACGCGAAAATCAGCGAACTCGCACGCATCAGTGACAGACTTGAACGGGTTGTAGCCGCCTGTCCGGGTTCTGGCCACACGATTGACGATTGCACCATTCTGCAAGCACCGGGAAGCGAACAGTCCGGCGGGACCGGAGTACATCATCCATGTGACGGAAAAACCCGCTCGTGA
- a CDS encoding IS66 family transposase, with protein MDRDDLEKLSKQALVDMVLKLQRPTKTSRTSSKPPSTDRKARRAHAKPGGAKPGHQGHSRSLHESPDEIVDHRPDACPQCHGQLGDDLTGNVVGEYDAIEVPPIAPFVVRHRRLCVSCPHCSSRVKAPLPEAACSSPFGLRLHGLALYLKTFHAVSFARLEGMLADLFGVKVSQGALANMLKRSHVPFAARKTDIVADLRRADVVASDETGIRIEGLNGYHWVFMSRQAIVHEAQLSRAAQVVRDVMGDHRPKVWLSDGYSAQRGHGEHHQTCLAHLARDIAYAVEASDDMVPLRLKMWLDRVFQLASNLTSFAASTVRTKKRVLENTLADILASNPQCEIAETIRAKLARASPRLLTFLDHPGVVEVTNNGCERALRPAVIQRKVTNGFRSMWAAEGDCAVRTVVDTQKLNGSSPFKTILTSLA; from the coding sequence ATGGATCGAGATGATTTGGAAAAGCTGAGCAAGCAGGCGCTCGTTGATATGGTGCTGAAATTGCAGCGCCCTACAAAGACGTCTCGCACGTCCTCCAAACCGCCCTCTACCGATCGTAAAGCCCGCCGGGCGCATGCCAAACCGGGCGGTGCGAAGCCCGGTCATCAGGGCCATTCGCGTAGTTTGCATGAGAGCCCGGATGAGATTGTCGACCATCGGCCTGATGCGTGCCCACAATGCCATGGCCAACTTGGCGATGATCTGACGGGGAATGTGGTTGGTGAATATGATGCTATCGAGGTTCCCCCGATTGCACCGTTTGTTGTGCGCCACCGTCGGTTATGCGTGTCTTGCCCACATTGTTCATCGCGGGTGAAAGCGCCCTTGCCGGAAGCAGCGTGTAGTTCGCCGTTTGGGCTCCGGCTGCATGGGTTGGCGCTTTATCTGAAGACATTCCACGCGGTGTCCTTTGCCCGCCTTGAAGGTATGCTGGCTGATCTGTTCGGGGTCAAAGTCAGTCAGGGCGCACTGGCCAACATGCTGAAACGCTCCCATGTGCCGTTTGCAGCCCGCAAGACCGACATTGTCGCCGACCTGCGCCGCGCCGATGTGGTGGCCAGTGACGAGACAGGAATACGTATTGAGGGATTGAACGGCTATCATTGGGTGTTCATGAGCAGGCAAGCCATTGTGCATGAAGCCCAATTGTCACGGGCGGCTCAGGTCGTGCGTGATGTGATGGGCGACCATCGGCCCAAAGTCTGGTTGTCGGATGGCTATTCGGCTCAACGGGGTCATGGCGAACACCATCAGACCTGCCTCGCCCATCTAGCCCGCGATATCGCATATGCGGTGGAGGCAAGCGATGACATGGTTCCACTTCGCCTCAAGATGTGGCTGGACCGGGTGTTTCAATTGGCGTCCAATCTCACCAGCTTTGCGGCGAGCACGGTGAGAACCAAAAAACGGGTACTGGAAAATACTCTGGCCGACATTCTCGCCAGTAATCCCCAATGTGAGATTGCCGAAACCATCCGCGCCAAACTTGCCAGAGCCAGCCCACGTTTGTTGACGTTTCTCGATCATCCAGGTGTTGTCGAAGTCACCAACAACGGTTGTGAACGGGCGCTGCGACCGGCGGTGATACAACGCAAAGTCACCAACGGTTTCCGCTCCATGTGGGCAGCAGAAGGAGATTGCGCCGTAAGAACCGTCGTCGATACCCAAAAACTCAACGGATCATCCCCATTTAAAACCATTTTGACTTCGCTGGCTTGA
- a CDS encoding IS5 family transposase, which produces MSWTEITRRHYDRRELRYASDCSGGEWEVIAPFVERSGKVGRPSVHDLREIWNAIQYVAAAGCQWRLLPKDFPPFTTVQYHFYRWRDGGLFTLINEALVVASRLIAGREAEPTAAIIDSQSVKTTESGGPRGYDAGKKIKGRKRHIITDTAGNMLEGIVHEASIQDRDGAPGLIEIVAEGHPTLTRLFADGGYAGEKLETALAHIEGLVVEIVKRSDQAKGFVVLPKRWIVERTFAWLCRCRRLAKDWEASIASSEAWLFIASIRRMARSIARA; this is translated from the coding sequence ATGTCCTGGACTGAAATCACTCGGCGCCATTATGACAGGCGCGAACTGCGTTATGCAAGCGACTGCAGCGGTGGCGAATGGGAGGTCATAGCGCCCTTTGTGGAGCGTTCCGGCAAGGTGGGGCGGCCAAGCGTGCACGATTTGCGCGAAATATGGAATGCAATTCAGTATGTTGCGGCGGCGGGCTGTCAGTGGCGGCTTTTACCCAAGGATTTTCCGCCCTTCACGACGGTGCAATACCATTTCTACCGCTGGCGCGACGGTGGGCTGTTTACCCTGATCAACGAGGCGCTGGTCGTGGCAAGCCGCCTCATTGCGGGCCGAGAAGCGGAACCGACGGCCGCCATCATTGACAGCCAGTCAGTGAAGACGACCGAAAGCGGTGGCCCTCGTGGCTATGATGCGGGCAAGAAGATCAAGGGACGCAAGCGCCACATCATAACCGATACTGCAGGCAACATGCTGGAAGGGATCGTGCATGAAGCCAGTATTCAGGACCGCGACGGTGCTCCCGGCCTCATCGAAATCGTCGCAGAAGGGCATCCCACGCTGACAAGGCTGTTTGCCGATGGCGGATACGCAGGTGAGAAGCTGGAAACGGCTCTCGCTCACATTGAGGGCCTGGTTGTTGAAATCGTCAAGCGTTCCGATCAGGCCAAGGGGTTTGTAGTCTTGCCCAAACGCTGGATTGTGGAGCGGACTTTTGCATGGCTTTGCCGCTGCCGCCGTCTTGCCAAGGACTGGGAAGCTTCAATCGCCTCATCCGAAGCTTGGCTGTTCATTGCATCAATCCGCCGAATGGCGCGTTCAATCGCCCGGGCTTGA
- a CDS encoding transposase: protein MKHHAPFLPPSPGDPVPQILRDWLQALRPCFTAPSWEHMLVLVMGAVLAPGKRTVSACLRMTGRAEAKNFSSYHQLLNRARWESRDMSRRLLAMIIDRLVPEGPVVIGMDDTIERRWGRKITARGIYRDPVRSSHGHFVKASGLRWLSFMVLTPVPWAGVVKALPVLTLLAPSERSDHQRGRRHKLLTDWARQGALQLCRWMPERDIVFVGDSGFAVHELAYAIGGRATLISRLRLDANLYAAPPKRDGHTLGRPAQKGPPLPKLKTLLSNPTTPWKRITASSWYGRKHHKALEITSSTALWYRPGTPPKPIRWVLVRDPDGRRAPQAFFSTDTTLDPADIIALFVRRWQVEVTFAETRAHLGVETQRQWSDKAIARTTPALLGLYSLISLWACDLLSKSSIPYAAAWYRKTHLTFTDAIGAVRLALWVGDIYQHSPPHRERHKIPPDRLVRMAEALCFAA from the coding sequence ATGAAACATCATGCCCCCTTCTTGCCGCCGTCTCCGGGCGATCCCGTTCCCCAGATCCTGCGCGATTGGCTGCAGGCGCTGCGCCCGTGCTTCACGGCGCCCAGTTGGGAGCACATGCTCGTCCTGGTCATGGGGGCCGTGCTGGCCCCGGGCAAGCGCACCGTCAGCGCCTGCCTGCGGATGACCGGGCGCGCCGAGGCGAAAAACTTTTCGAGCTACCATCAGCTCCTTAACCGCGCCCGCTGGGAGTCTCGCGATATGTCTCGGCGCCTGCTGGCCATGATCATCGACCGCCTCGTGCCGGAGGGTCCCGTGGTCATCGGGATGGACGATACAATCGAGCGCCGATGGGGGCGCAAAATCACTGCGCGCGGCATCTATCGCGATCCTGTCCGCTCCAGCCATGGCCACTTCGTCAAAGCCAGCGGGCTGCGCTGGTTGAGCTTCATGGTGCTGACGCCGGTCCCTTGGGCAGGTGTTGTGAAGGCCCTCCCGGTGCTCACCCTGTTGGCCCCCTCGGAGCGCTCCGACCACCAGCGCGGACGCAGGCACAAGCTGCTGACCGACTGGGCCCGCCAAGGGGCGCTCCAGCTCTGTCGCTGGATGCCAGAGCGCGACATCGTCTTCGTGGGCGATAGCGGCTTCGCTGTCCATGAACTGGCGTACGCCATCGGCGGCCGAGCAACCCTCATCAGCCGACTGCGGCTCGACGCCAATCTCTACGCGGCCCCTCCAAAACGTGACGGCCACACCCTCGGACGCCCGGCGCAGAAGGGGCCACCCTTGCCCAAGCTGAAAACGCTGCTTTCAAACCCGACCACGCCCTGGAAAAGGATCACCGCGTCCTCCTGGTATGGGCGCAAGCACCATAAGGCACTCGAAATTACCTCGAGCACCGCATTGTGGTACCGACCTGGTACGCCGCCCAAGCCAATTCGCTGGGTCCTCGTCAGGGATCCTGACGGCCGGCGCGCTCCGCAAGCTTTCTTCAGCACCGATACAACGCTCGATCCTGCCGACATCATCGCCCTGTTCGTCCGCCGCTGGCAGGTCGAGGTCACCTTCGCCGAAACCCGCGCCCATCTTGGCGTCGAAACCCAACGGCAATGGTCCGACAAAGCTATCGCCCGCACCACGCCGGCGCTGCTTGGTCTCTACAGCCTTATCTCTTTGTGGGCGTGCGATCTGTTGTCCAAGTCGAGCATTCCTTATGCCGCAGCCTGGTATCGTAAGACCCATCTCACCTTCACCGATGCCATCGGCGCCGTAAGGCTCGCCTTATGGGTCGGAGACATTTATCAACACTCCCCGCCGCACCGGGAAAGACACAAAATCCCTCCCGACCGTCTCGTGCGTATGGCAGAGGCTCTCTGCTTCGCCGCATAA
- a CDS encoding IS630 family transposase (programmed frameshift), translating into MPTAIPLRCDFDAPTLRRLARRCRDNRQIRRLLALAAVYEGMNRTDAARIGGMDRQTLRDWVHRFNEDGPDGLTNRSGAGRPRLLSDEQMLELAQIVETGPERKINGVVRWRRIDLVRMISERFGVMCSQSVVSDYLAELGFSHISGRPQHPAQNPQVIEAFKKNFANTLAAHIADLPEGTPVEVWFQDEARIGQKNGRVRIWAKKGTRPRLPADQRYQNTYLFGAICPKRGTGAALVLPSANTEAMQLHLDEISKYVARKAHAVVLMDRAGWHTTSKLNVPKNITIILLPSKSPELNPVENIWQYLRANWLSNCVFKDYTAIVDAACDAWNNLIHHPEVITSIGMRNWAHVGQ; encoded by the exons ATGCCTACTGCCATACCGCTTCGCTGTGATTTTGATGCTCCTACTCTGCGCCGGCTTGCGCGTCGATGTCGTGACAACCGTCAGATACGCCGGTTGCTTGCGTTGGCCGCTGTGTACGAAGGTATGAACCGGACAGATGCGGCGCGGATTGGCGGGATGGATCGTCAAACGCTGCGCGATTGGGTGCATCGCTTCAACGAAGATGGCCCTGATGGATTGACCAACCGCTCAGGAGCCGGACGCCCTCGTTTGCTGAGCGATGAGCAAATGCTGGAACTGGCGCAGATTGTCGAAACGGGACCAGAGCGAAAGATAAATGGTGTTGTGCGGTGGCGGCGCATTGATCTGGTTCGGATGATCAGCGAACGGTTCGGGGTAATGTGCTCTCAAAGCGTCGTCTCCGATTATCTGGCTGAGCTCGGCTTTTCCCATATCTCAGGCCGTCCGCAGCATCCTGCTCAAAATCCGCAGGTGATCGAGGCTTTCA AAAAAAACTTCGCCAATACGCTCGCAGCCCACATAGCCGACCTGCCGGAGGGCACTCCAGTTGAGGTGTGGTTCCAGGACGAAGCTCGTATTGGACAAAAGAACGGACGCGTCCGTATCTGGGCGAAGAAAGGAACTCGACCACGCCTGCCTGCCGACCAGCGTTACCAGAACACCTACCTGTTCGGTGCCATTTGTCCCAAGCGCGGAACAGGTGCGGCTTTGGTCCTGCCCTCCGCCAATACCGAAGCGATGCAATTGCACCTCGATGAGATCAGCAAATATGTCGCCCGCAAGGCCCATGCAGTGGTGCTGATGGATCGCGCAGGCTGGCACACGACAAGCAAACTCAACGTACCCAAAAACATCACCATCATCTTGCTGCCGTCAAAGTCGCCAGAGCTGAACCCGGTCGAAAACATCTGGCAATACCTTCGGGCAAACTGGCTCTCAAACTGCGTCTTCAAAGACTACACCGCTATCGTCGATGCAGCATGCGATGCATGGAACAATCTCATCCATCATCCAGAAGTCATCACATCAATCGGAATGAGAAACTGGGCTCATGTGGGTCAGTGA